The following proteins come from a genomic window of Elusimicrobiota bacterium:
- a CDS encoding nitric-oxide reductase large subunit: MKKLWIAFVAVTGISFGVLGWVGYEIYQKAPPIPETVLSTDGSTVIASGEIARGQNVWQSLGGMETGSIWGHGSYVAPDWSADWLHRELVAVLDEWAKAEGAANFEGLHLEKRAALQARLTELYRRNDYNSVSKTLTVSPVRALAADAVRTHLSDVFSSGRTEYAIPAGALTDPVKLRELSAFIFWTAWATAAVRPGTGHSYTNNWPHEPLIGNQPTPAILVSSVASVILLLAGIGLLVWFYAGKYGQGHDVHTVSKEDPLARFSPTPSQKATLPYFLVVAGLLLAQIGVGVVTAHYGVEGNGFYGFPLDKWLPYVVTRTWHVQLGLFWIATAWLASGLFIGPVVGGGEPKGQAIGVWALLGALVLVVVGSLAGEWASVFHKFSSAKASFLWGHQGYEYVDLGRVWQAALFGGLLLWLFLVVRSVLPALRRTDEKRPLLGLFVFSTAAIALFYGAGFMWGQHTPLSIVEYWRWWVVHLWVEGFFEVFAVAVIAFLFAQLGLVNPRAAAWAALFTATIYLTGGVIGTLHHLYFAGTPTIALALGAVFSALEIVPLVLVGFEAWENWRIGHVAPWAAKYKWPIYFFLAVGFWNLVGAGLFGFLINPPIALYYMQGLNTTPLHGHAALFGVYGMLGIGLMLFCLRVYKPQGEWREGLLQTGFWGMNVGLLMMCLLSLLPVGLAQTWESVRNGYWSARSAEFLQSPVLKFVRWMRVPGDTVFALGAAAIVLFIVGVAAGWSFKKSREAGT, translated from the coding sequence ATGAAGAAATTGTGGATCGCCTTCGTCGCCGTGACGGGGATTTCGTTCGGCGTGTTGGGCTGGGTCGGTTACGAGATTTATCAAAAAGCGCCCCCGATCCCCGAGACGGTCCTCAGCACGGACGGGTCGACGGTGATCGCCTCCGGCGAGATCGCGCGGGGTCAAAATGTGTGGCAGTCCCTTGGCGGGATGGAGACGGGGTCCATTTGGGGTCACGGCAGCTACGTCGCCCCTGACTGGTCGGCGGATTGGCTGCACCGCGAACTGGTCGCCGTCTTGGACGAATGGGCGAAAGCGGAAGGCGCGGCGAACTTCGAGGGATTGCACCTCGAGAAGCGCGCGGCGCTGCAGGCCCGGCTGACCGAGCTTTATCGCCGGAACGATTACAATTCGGTTTCGAAGACGTTGACCGTTTCGCCGGTCCGTGCCCTTGCCGCGGACGCCGTGCGCACCCACCTCTCCGACGTTTTCTCGTCGGGTCGAACGGAATACGCCATTCCCGCCGGTGCGCTGACGGATCCGGTCAAGCTGAGGGAACTTTCGGCATTCATTTTTTGGACGGCATGGGCCACGGCCGCTGTCCGGCCCGGGACCGGGCACAGCTACACCAATAATTGGCCCCACGAACCCCTGATCGGAAACCAACCGACGCCCGCCATCCTGGTTTCCTCGGTGGCCAGCGTCATCCTCTTGTTGGCGGGAATCGGCCTATTGGTGTGGTTCTACGCAGGGAAATACGGGCAGGGTCATGACGTCCACACGGTCTCGAAAGAGGATCCGCTCGCTCGTTTCTCGCCGACTCCGTCCCAAAAAGCAACCCTTCCCTATTTCTTGGTTGTGGCGGGGTTGCTGTTGGCGCAGATCGGGGTGGGAGTCGTCACGGCCCACTACGGCGTGGAAGGGAACGGTTTCTACGGATTCCCCCTGGACAAGTGGTTGCCCTACGTCGTGACGAGGACTTGGCACGTTCAGTTGGGCCTCTTCTGGATCGCCACGGCCTGGTTGGCCTCGGGTCTTTTCATCGGGCCGGTGGTGGGCGGTGGCGAGCCGAAAGGGCAGGCCATCGGCGTGTGGGCTCTCTTGGGAGCGCTCGTTCTGGTGGTGGTGGGATCACTGGCCGGTGAATGGGCGAGCGTGTTCCACAAGTTCTCCAGCGCCAAAGCTTCGTTCCTGTGGGGACACCAGGGGTATGAATATGTGGACCTTGGCCGAGTCTGGCAAGCGGCGCTCTTCGGGGGATTGCTCCTGTGGCTGTTCCTGGTGGTCCGGTCCGTCCTTCCGGCCCTGCGGCGAACCGACGAGAAGAGACCGCTCCTCGGCCTGTTCGTCTTCTCCACGGCGGCCATCGCGCTCTTTTACGGCGCGGGGTTTATGTGGGGGCAGCACACGCCCTTGTCCATCGTCGAGTATTGGCGTTGGTGGGTGGTCCATCTTTGGGTCGAAGGTTTCTTCGAGGTCTTCGCCGTGGCGGTCATCGCCTTCCTCTTCGCGCAATTGGGGCTGGTGAACCCCCGCGCGGCGGCTTGGGCGGCGCTGTTTACGGCGACGATCTACCTGACGGGCGGCGTCATCGGGACCCTGCACCATCTCTATTTCGCCGGCACGCCGACCATCGCCCTCGCTTTGGGCGCGGTTTTCAGCGCCTTGGAAATCGTCCCTCTGGTGCTGGTGGGTTTCGAGGCCTGGGAGAACTGGCGCATCGGTCACGTGGCGCCGTGGGCGGCCAAATACAAATGGCCCATCTATTTCTTCCTGGCTGTGGGTTTCTGGAATCTGGTTGGAGCGGGATTGTTCGGGTTCCTGATTAACCCGCCGATCGCGCTGTATTACATGCAGGGACTCAACACCACGCCTTTGCACGGTCACGCGGCGCTGTTCGGGGTATACGGCATGCTGGGGATCGGCTTGATGCTTTTTTGCCTGCGGGTATACAAGCCCCAAGGCGAATGGCGCGAGGGACTGCTCCAGACCGGGTTCTGGGGCATGAACGTCGGACTCCTGATGATGTGCCTCCTGAGCCTTCTGCCGGTGGGTCTGGCCCAGACGTGGGAGTCGGTGCGCAACGGTTATTGGTCCGCGCGAAGCGCCGAGTTCTTGCAGTCGCCGGTCCTGAAATTCGTCCGGTGGATGCGGGTCCCGGGTGACACGGTTTTTGCCCTGGGCGCCGCGGCGATTGTGTTGTTCATCGTTGGAGTGGCGGCGGGGTGGTCGTTTAAGAAATCAAGAGAGGCGGGAACATGA
- a CDS encoding Rrf2 family transcriptional regulator, with the protein MLSKTARDAVRACLILRGLPKGSHAGADKISQIIGARPLYLSKILQALSRRGVLESKKGKGGGFRLGGSPERITLRDLLGPVERFPGPSECLFRDRPCPDNASCRIQCRWRPVRRAFDRFLSQTTLADVALGRI; encoded by the coding sequence ATGCTTTCAAAAACCGCCCGCGACGCCGTCCGCGCCTGCCTCATTTTGCGAGGCCTCCCGAAGGGAAGCCATGCGGGCGCGGATAAAATCTCCCAGATTATCGGTGCGCGCCCCCTGTATTTGTCGAAGATTCTCCAGGCGTTGAGCCGTCGGGGCGTTTTGGAATCGAAAAAAGGCAAGGGGGGCGGGTTCCGTCTGGGCGGGAGCCCCGAAAGGATCACTCTCCGGGACCTTTTGGGTCCGGTGGAACGTTTTCCCGGACCGTCCGAATGTTTGTTCAGGGATCGGCCTTGCCCCGACAACGCGTCGTGCCGGATTCAATGTCGATGGCGGCCGGTCCGGAGGGCCTTCGATCGATTTTTGTCGCAAACGACCTTGGCGGATGTCGCCCTCGGCCGGATATGA
- a CDS encoding hemerythrin domain-containing protein has protein sequence MKPTDVLSSEHRVIEKVLGALDGLTERAEKTNSIDGDAVLAIDFLREYADKRHHAKEETFLFPFLVKDKGWPEHAGPIAVMLAEHEQGRALVRAMAASLESGEPSKFIDASRSFSLLLRGHIRKEDGILFPMADQSMNDEERNSLLGLFEETEKDDAGARQKYEKVAEEMGLRYPAEVSGRSAQSPGCFGGCGH, from the coding sequence ATGAAACCGACCGACGTGTTGTCGTCCGAGCATCGCGTGATCGAAAAGGTTTTGGGCGCTTTGGACGGGTTGACCGAACGGGCCGAAAAAACGAATTCCATCGACGGCGACGCTGTCCTCGCGATAGATTTCCTTCGGGAATACGCGGATAAACGCCACCACGCCAAGGAGGAGACCTTCCTATTTCCATTCCTCGTCAAAGACAAGGGCTGGCCGGAACATGCCGGGCCCATCGCCGTCATGCTCGCCGAGCATGAACAAGGCAGGGCCTTAGTTCGCGCGATGGCCGCCTCCCTGGAGTCCGGCGAACCGTCGAAGTTCATCGATGCCTCCCGTTCCTTTTCGCTCTTGCTTCGCGGGCACATCCGGAAAGAGGATGGAATCCTGTTCCCCATGGCGGACCAATCCATGAACGATGAAGAGAGAAATTCCCTCTTGGGTTTGTTTGAGGAAACGGAGAAGGATGACGCGGGAGCGCGTCAGAAATACGAGAAAGTGGCCGAGGAGATGGGTCTACGATATCCCGCCGAGGTTTCCGGGCGTTCCGCTCAGTCGCCGGGTTGTTTCGGCGGCTGCGGCCACTGA
- a CDS encoding cupin domain-containing protein yields MNPETSAAAPAHAFVLKDWANYQAGSVVSREVLRKPTGTVTAFAFAEGQGLSEHTAPFDALVYVLDGEAEISISGNKHAVKAGEMIVLPAGKPHALNAVRPFKMLLVMIRS; encoded by the coding sequence ATGAATCCTGAAACGTCAGCGGCAGCGCCGGCGCACGCTTTCGTATTAAAGGATTGGGCGAACTACCAGGCGGGCTCCGTGGTGAGCCGGGAAGTCCTGCGCAAACCGACGGGTACCGTCACCGCGTTCGCCTTCGCCGAAGGGCAGGGGTTGAGTGAGCACACAGCCCCCTTCGACGCGCTGGTTTATGTTTTGGACGGTGAGGCGGAGATTTCCATCTCCGGGAATAAGCACGCGGTGAAGGCCGGGGAAATGATCGTCCTGCCCGCCGGGAAGCCCCACGCCTTGAACGCCGTGAGACCATTCAAAATGCTCTTGGTCATGATTCGATCTTAA
- a CDS encoding nitrous oxide-stimulated promoter family protein, with protein MSILWREKETVGAMVRLFCSGRHGSEELCPSCGELLAYAHARLDRCPFGEGKPVCADCSVHCYKPDMRDRIREAMRYAGPRMPWHHPWRALVHVARSFKKASPRLGRSA; from the coding sequence ATGAGTATCCTTTGGAGAGAAAAAGAGACCGTTGGCGCCATGGTGCGCCTGTTTTGCTCCGGGCGACACGGCTCTGAGGAGCTTTGTCCCTCGTGTGGAGAGTTGCTGGCTTACGCCCACGCGAGGCTGGACCGCTGTCCTTTCGGCGAGGGGAAACCCGTTTGCGCCGATTGCTCGGTCCATTGTTATAAACCGGACATGCGGGATCGCATCCGGGAAGCCATGCGCTACGCGGGACCTCGGATGCCGTGGCATCATCCCTGGCGCGCGTTGGTTCATGTCGCCCGGTCGTTTAAGAAAGCGTCCCCGCGCCTTGGGCGGAGCGCCTGA
- a CDS encoding type 1 glutamine amidotransferase, whose protein sequence is MHVPHEGPGLIAEWAERRGHTLREVRLFRGDLLPDLRDLEWLVVMGGPMNVYEEDKYPWLEEETRFIRLSLAKGVRTLGICLGAQLMAKALGARVTRNLQREIGWFPVSMTREALQSSPFFRFPEIVPAFHWHGDTFAIPDGAQRVVSSSACLNQGFSLNEGRAVGLQFHWEVRPSDIDGWLALVDGMAPGPFVQAPAAMRAAATFDRTKDLLNTMLDGMAEAKAGVL, encoded by the coding sequence ATGCATGTCCCTCATGAAGGGCCGGGGTTGATCGCCGAATGGGCGGAGCGGCGGGGGCACACGTTGAGGGAAGTCCGCCTTTTTCGCGGGGATTTATTGCCGGACCTCCGGGATCTGGAATGGCTTGTCGTCATGGGCGGACCCATGAATGTTTATGAGGAAGACAAATACCCCTGGTTGGAGGAGGAAACGAGGTTCATTCGGCTTTCGTTGGCGAAAGGGGTCCGGACCCTGGGGATATGCCTGGGCGCCCAGTTGATGGCGAAAGCCCTGGGAGCGCGGGTGACGCGTAACCTTCAGCGGGAAATCGGCTGGTTTCCCGTTTCGATGACTCGGGAGGCTCTTCAGTCAAGCCCATTCTTTAGGTTCCCTGAGATCGTTCCCGCTTTCCATTGGCACGGGGATACCTTCGCGATACCGGACGGGGCCCAACGCGTAGTATCAAGCTCCGCCTGTCTGAACCAGGGATTTTCATTGAACGAGGGAAGAGCGGTCGGGCTGCAGTTCCATTGGGAAGTCCGCCCGTCGGACATCGATGGGTGGCTGGCGCTCGTGGACGGCATGGCGCCGGGGCCTTTCGTCCAGGCTCCCGCCGCGATGCGCGCGGCCGCGACTTTCGACCGCACAAAGGACCTGTTGAATACGATGTTGGATGGAATGGCGGAGGCCAAAGCAGGTGTCCTTTGA
- a CDS encoding 7-cyano-7-deazaguanine synthase, with protein MASRSAAVLVSGGWDSLVLLAWALPRHARVFPIYVRCGLRWERPELHRLRRFLREYRPRGLAPLTVLDLPMADVYGHHWSRTGRGVPGTRSRDAAVYLPGRNALLLTKAGVFAATRGIDVLYMGILSANPFGDASPAFLQSQERALSLALGKPLRVRAPFRRKTKADLARWARGLPLRHVFSCLNPRGLSPCGRCNKCAELQRILVK; from the coding sequence ATGGCCTCGCGATCGGCGGCGGTGTTGGTGAGCGGCGGGTGGGACAGCTTGGTCCTGCTCGCCTGGGCCCTCCCCCGCCACGCCCGGGTTTTCCCCATTTATGTCCGTTGCGGACTGCGGTGGGAACGGCCCGAGCTCCACCGCTTGCGTCGCTTCCTGCGGGAATACCGCCCCCGGGGCCTCGCCCCGCTGACGGTCTTGGACCTCCCCATGGCCGACGTCTACGGGCATCACTGGAGCCGCACCGGACGCGGCGTGCCGGGAACGCGCTCCCGGGACGCCGCCGTTTACCTCCCCGGGCGCAACGCCCTTTTGCTGACGAAAGCGGGTGTGTTCGCCGCCACCCGGGGAATCGACGTTTTGTACATGGGGATTTTGTCGGCCAACCCCTTCGGCGACGCGAGCCCGGCCTTTCTCCAATCCCAGGAACGCGCCCTCTCGCTGGCCCTCGGAAAGCCGCTTCGGGTGCGGGCGCCTTTTCGACGAAAGACCAAAGCCGACTTGGCGCGCTGGGCCCGGGGACTTCCCCTGCGCCACGTTTTTTCGTGTTTGAATCCGCGGGGTCTGTCCCCCTGCGGGCGCTGCAACAAGTGCGCGGAATTGCAACGGATATTGGTAAAATAG
- the hypD gene encoding hydrogenase formation protein HypD: MKFVDEYRDPALVHQLADRIGREARPGRSYRFMEFCGGHTHTIHRFGLSELLPPSIKLVHGPGCPVCVLPAGRIQAAVRLAVGERVVVCSYGDVLRAPAADGESLLSARARGADARVIYAAADAMAMAAREPSRPFVFFAAGFETTVPATAWVLLEARRRGLANFSVYCNHVLTPPALHNILDSPAVRAHGGRPSLDGFIGPSHVSAIIGTRPYDYFAREFQKPVVVAGFEPVDVMTSVLWLVRQINEGRYEVENEYSRAVVRDGNLPAQRMAAEVFELRKIFEWRGLGPVPYGGLRIRRAFREWDAEARFDLAAPAVPEPPGCLCGAILRGMGEPLECPLFGTACTPERPVGSCMVSSEGACAALYRHSPRRPVR; the protein is encoded by the coding sequence ATGAAATTCGTTGACGAATACCGCGACCCGGCACTGGTCCATCAACTGGCGGATCGGATCGGACGGGAAGCGCGCCCCGGCCGCTCCTACCGGTTCATGGAATTCTGTGGAGGGCACACCCACACGATCCATCGGTTTGGGTTGTCGGAACTGCTCCCCCCCTCCATCAAGCTCGTCCACGGTCCGGGATGTCCCGTGTGCGTCCTCCCCGCCGGGCGGATCCAGGCGGCCGTCCGTCTGGCCGTGGGAGAAAGGGTCGTCGTCTGTTCCTACGGCGATGTCCTTCGGGCTCCCGCCGCCGACGGGGAGAGCCTTCTTTCGGCCCGGGCTCGCGGGGCGGACGCGCGGGTCATCTACGCCGCCGCCGACGCGATGGCGATGGCCGCGCGCGAGCCGTCCCGCCCTTTCGTCTTTTTCGCCGCCGGGTTCGAGACGACCGTCCCCGCCACGGCGTGGGTCCTTTTGGAGGCCCGCCGCCGGGGCCTCGCCAACTTCTCCGTCTACTGCAACCACGTCCTGACCCCTCCGGCCCTCCACAACATCCTGGACAGCCCCGCCGTCCGCGCCCACGGCGGACGGCCTTCCCTGGACGGTTTCATCGGTCCTTCCCACGTGAGCGCCATCATCGGCACCCGGCCCTATGATTATTTCGCCCGGGAATTCCAAAAACCCGTCGTTGTCGCCGGGTTCGAGCCGGTGGATGTGATGACCTCCGTCCTGTGGCTCGTCCGGCAAATCAACGAGGGCCGTTATGAAGTGGAGAACGAATACTCCCGCGCCGTCGTCCGCGACGGGAACCTTCCCGCTCAGCGGATGGCGGCGGAAGTCTTCGAACTGAGGAAGATTTTTGAGTGGCGGGGACTTGGGCCCGTCCCCTACGGCGGCCTCCGTATTCGGCGGGCCTTCCGGGAATGGGACGCGGAGGCCCGTTTTGACCTTGCCGCGCCGGCCGTACCGGAACCGCCGGGGTGTCTGTGCGGGGCTATCCTGCGCGGGATGGGCGAACCCCTGGAATGCCCCCTGTTCGGAACCGCCTGCACGCCGGAACGGCCCGTCGGGTCCTGCATGGTTTCCTCGGAAGGCGCTTGCGCCGCTCTTTATCGACACAGTCCCCGGAGGCCGGTCCGGTGA
- a CDS encoding glycosyltransferase, translating to MRDNVNLSILIPAYNEAVELPETLARVRAAVESVGWSDWELIVCDNNSTDDTADIAARSGARVVFEPHNQIARARNRAAGEARGEWLLFIDADTRLSPDLLAAALRAMARTDIAGGGAPVMFAEPPPRIARGLTALWNRVSLRLNWAAGCFLFCRRIAWIETGGFDEGFYASEEIWFSRRLQRWARRHGQRFRVMAAPAVVTSGRKFRWYSPARMLGHLLLLSVPGAVRVRALCRLWYKRPVSKI from the coding sequence ATGAGGGATAACGTGAATCTGTCCATACTGATCCCCGCCTACAACGAAGCGGTTGAGCTTCCCGAGACCTTGGCGCGCGTCCGCGCCGCGGTCGAATCCGTCGGTTGGTCCGATTGGGAATTGATCGTTTGCGACAACAACTCCACCGACGATACGGCGGACATCGCCGCCCGAAGCGGCGCCCGCGTGGTGTTCGAGCCCCACAATCAAATCGCCCGGGCGCGCAACCGGGCGGCCGGTGAAGCACGGGGCGAGTGGCTGCTCTTTATCGACGCGGACACGCGATTGTCCCCGGACCTTCTGGCGGCCGCGTTGCGGGCCATGGCCCGGACCGACATCGCCGGCGGGGGCGCGCCGGTGATGTTCGCGGAACCGCCCCCCCGCATCGCCCGGGGTTTGACGGCCCTCTGGAACCGCGTTTCGCTTCGGTTGAATTGGGCGGCCGGGTGTTTCCTGTTCTGCCGTCGCATCGCGTGGATCGAGACGGGAGGGTTCGATGAGGGGTTCTACGCTTCCGAGGAAATTTGGTTTTCCCGACGGCTTCAGCGCTGGGCCCGCCGACACGGGCAAAGGTTCCGGGTGATGGCGGCCCCGGCCGTGGTCACCTCGGGCCGGAAGTTTCGTTGGTACAGCCCGGCCCGGATGCTGGGCCACCTTCTGCTCTTGTCCGTACCGGGGGCGGTTCGGGTGCGGGCGCTTTGCCGGTTGTGGTACAAGAGGCCGGTGTCCAAAATTTAG
- a CDS encoding VIT1/CCC1 transporter family protein codes for MVFDREKVVRAHGEDLVLDELFDLRLYERLRDLSTGSLAAMLGKLVAVEVQHHAFWQDFFGVRRDRLDWGRRLKLGTLALGCRFAGPASIHLVLEGIEIYGIRKYLRLWDAYKDTPFGEALQGILRDEFEHEDEIVSAYTARKLNPERVRGIFLGFNDGLVEILGAVSGFYAALRAPGAVVGASVAVAVAGALSMAAGAYAATSSEREIRFVQKGKARFLGKDHTAEDPGSAGAAGAIVGVSYFVGATVPVLPVLLGAKGPAVSIAAGAVAAIVVSSVLAFLSGMAVRRRIALNLFIIALSVTVTGAIGALVRRVFGLGL; via the coding sequence ATGGTTTTCGACCGCGAAAAAGTCGTCCGCGCCCACGGCGAGGATTTGGTTTTGGACGAGTTGTTCGACCTCCGCCTGTACGAGCGATTGCGCGACCTTTCCACGGGGTCCCTGGCCGCGATGCTCGGCAAGCTCGTGGCCGTGGAAGTCCAACATCACGCGTTTTGGCAGGATTTTTTCGGCGTGCGGCGCGACCGGTTGGACTGGGGCCGCCGTCTCAAATTGGGAACGTTGGCCCTCGGCTGCCGGTTCGCGGGGCCCGCGTCGATCCATTTGGTCCTCGAGGGCATTGAAATTTACGGCATTCGGAAATACCTGCGGCTGTGGGACGCCTATAAAGACACCCCGTTCGGGGAGGCCCTGCAGGGCATCCTCCGCGATGAATTCGAGCACGAAGACGAAATCGTCTCGGCCTACACGGCCCGAAAGTTGAACCCGGAGCGGGTTCGGGGCATATTTCTCGGGTTCAACGACGGGTTGGTCGAAATCCTGGGCGCGGTGAGCGGTTTCTACGCCGCGCTGCGGGCCCCGGGGGCGGTGGTCGGGGCCAGCGTTGCCGTGGCGGTCGCCGGCGCGCTGTCCATGGCGGCGGGCGCCTACGCCGCCACCAGCTCGGAGCGGGAAATCCGGTTCGTCCAGAAGGGGAAAGCCCGCTTTTTGGGAAAGGATCACACCGCCGAAGACCCCGGGTCGGCCGGCGCCGCCGGGGCGATCGTGGGGGTGAGTTATTTCGTCGGTGCGACCGTCCCCGTGTTGCCCGTCCTTCTGGGGGCCAAGGGGCCGGCGGTTTCGATCGCGGCGGGCGCCGTCGCCGCGATCGTTGTGTCCTCGGTCCTCGCGTTTCTGTCGGGGATGGCCGTCCGTCGTCGCATCGCCTTGAATCTGTTCATCATCGCTTTGTCCGTGACCGTCACCGGCGCCATCGGCGCCCTGGTCCGGCGGGTGTTCGGCCTCGGATTGTGA
- a CDS encoding superoxide dismutase yields the protein MSQIRQNRYAAYQVRQDLKPKGLVGLSGKLIDEHWKLYEGYVTNVNLLNKLIWDVAEAKEELNNAAHSEIQRRLGFEYNGMVLHEYYFGAMRKGVELSPSSPLVSKLKEDFGGVDRWKKQFMEIGKFRGVGWVVLSYDPLAGRLQNFWITDHESGNVAGFIPVLVMDVWEHAYVLDYGSSSAAGAGRAAYLEAYFKNIDWDVVSVRLGTALTQNTTR from the coding sequence ATGAGTCAAATACGACAGAACCGCTACGCGGCGTATCAAGTCCGACAAGACCTGAAGCCGAAAGGCCTCGTCGGGTTGTCCGGTAAATTGATCGACGAGCATTGGAAACTTTACGAGGGCTATGTCACCAACGTTAACCTGCTCAATAAGTTGATCTGGGATGTGGCGGAGGCAAAGGAGGAATTGAATAACGCCGCGCATTCCGAAATCCAAAGACGATTGGGGTTTGAATACAACGGGATGGTCCTTCATGAATACTATTTCGGGGCCATGAGGAAGGGCGTGGAACTTTCGCCCTCCTCCCCGTTGGTTTCGAAGTTGAAAGAGGATTTCGGCGGAGTCGACCGATGGAAAAAACAGTTCATGGAAATCGGAAAGTTCCGAGGCGTGGGATGGGTCGTCTTGAGCTACGACCCGCTGGCGGGGAGGCTCCAAAACTTCTGGATCACGGACCACGAATCGGGAAACGTCGCCGGCTTCATCCCCGTCCTGGTCATGGACGTGTGGGAGCATGCGTATGTTTTGGATTACGGGTCTTCTTCGGCGGCGGGCGCGGGGAGAGCGGCTTATTTGGAAGCGTATTTTAAGAATATCGATTGGGACGTTGTTTCTGTGCGGCTGGGAACCGCGCTGACGCAAAATACCACGAGATAA
- a CDS encoding DUF488 domain-containing protein yields MARRQEIFTLGHSTRSLDELVKILRAYGVRRLVDVRTIPRSRHNPQFNKETLGKFLRNRRINYRHMKSLGGLRHARVDSVNQGFRNKSFRGYADYMQTPAFEAGIRKLLDLAAKKPTVIVCAEAVPWRCHRSLIADALTIRNVHVVNIFSETNSRPHALTSFAKVKSKIITYPPNRETRRFAAGLPMNRVPTSKASGTTGARSSSVPRTMTNGSTARKSAQRRF; encoded by the coding sequence ATGGCTCGACGCCAGGAGATATTCACTCTCGGCCATTCGACCCGATCGCTAGATGAGTTGGTGAAAATACTTCGGGCGTACGGCGTTCGGAGGCTTGTGGATGTGCGGACGATCCCGCGATCCCGGCACAATCCGCAGTTCAATAAGGAAACGCTCGGTAAATTCCTCCGGAACCGTCGAATCAATTATCGGCATATGAAATCGCTGGGCGGTTTGCGGCACGCGCGCGTTGATTCCGTGAACCAAGGATTCAGGAACAAATCCTTCCGTGGTTACGCCGATTATATGCAGACGCCGGCGTTTGAAGCCGGGATCCGGAAACTGCTGGACCTGGCCGCAAAAAAGCCGACCGTCATTGTCTGCGCCGAGGCGGTGCCATGGCGGTGCCACCGTTCCCTAATCGCGGACGCTCTCACGATACGGAACGTCCACGTCGTGAACATTTTCAGCGAGACCAACTCGCGGCCTCACGCCCTTACCTCGTTTGCCAAGGTTAAAAGTAAAATAATTACCTATCCGCCAAACCGGGAGACCCGCCGTTTCGCCGCTGGTCTTCCTATGAACCGCGTCCCTACATCAAAAGCTTCGGGCACGACCGGTGCCCGGTCTTCCTCGGTCCCAAGGACCATGACGAATGGTTCAACGGCGAGGAAAAGTGCCCAAAGAAGGTTTTGA
- a CDS encoding Gfo/Idh/MocA family oxidoreductase: MSDRPFHVSVLGAGSAYGVYLVKWAFQLLRDPHANREGLSLPALGSISYSNTDARNTALVSEVLLDDLHQMAGFENLTADDLRRHVRPYERWREMVEKEKPDVVVLCSPTDTHVAIVRELITGFGVKNILCENPVTTLTDADSLPGLTKLVREAGVVFGVNQQYAALPEFLKDLRLDPGAPQAPTFGQVFEKADAAHITFITHGTRPWRRFGHIGELIILEDLGAHALRLIPPALWSQPLTVKNVVREGDNVFLNLVEYELRFGAAPVTLVLGYRRKLKSLKMVYGNGDREYDFHVTGTVSTPTGEFTRGIEGKNYAFPFRYALRTDLVKYAFMRSLAGRPLVPLEDALRCQDLLRRIYEGSSRIK; the protein is encoded by the coding sequence ATGAGCGATCGTCCGTTTCACGTCAGCGTGTTGGGCGCCGGTTCCGCCTACGGCGTCTACCTGGTCAAATGGGCCTTCCAACTTTTGCGGGACCCCCACGCCAACCGGGAAGGCCTGAGCCTGCCGGCCCTCGGATCGATCAGCTACTCCAACACCGACGCGCGAAACACCGCCCTCGTCTCGGAAGTGTTGCTGGACGACCTGCACCAAATGGCGGGCTTTGAGAACCTCACCGCCGATGACCTCCGCCGCCACGTTCGCCCCTACGAGCGCTGGCGGGAGATGGTTGAAAAAGAAAAACCCGATGTGGTCGTCCTGTGCTCTCCAACGGACACCCACGTCGCCATCGTCCGGGAATTGATCACCGGGTTCGGCGTCAAAAACATCCTGTGCGAAAACCCCGTCACCACCTTGACCGACGCCGACAGCCTTCCGGGGCTGACGAAACTCGTCCGCGAAGCCGGGGTGGTTTTCGGCGTGAACCAGCAATACGCCGCCCTGCCCGAGTTTTTAAAAGACCTGCGGTTGGATCCGGGCGCGCCCCAGGCGCCCACCTTCGGCCAGGTCTTCGAAAAAGCCGACGCCGCCCACATCACGTTCATCACCCACGGCACCCGCCCCTGGCGGCGGTTCGGTCACATCGGGGAATTGATTATTCTTGAGGACCTCGGCGCTCACGCTCTTCGCCTCATTCCCCCGGCGCTCTGGTCGCAACCTTTGACCGTTAAAAACGTCGTCCGGGAAGGCGACAACGTGTTTTTGAACCTGGTGGAGTACGAATTGCGTTTCGGCGCGGCGCCGGTGACCCTGGTGTTGGGCTATCGCCGGAAACTCAAAAGCCTTAAAATGGTTTACGGGAACGGCGACCGGGAATACGATTTTCACGTTACCGGCACGGTCTCGACGCCCACCGGCGAATTCACCCGGGGCATCGAAGGGAAGAATTACGCTTTCCCGTTCCGCTACGCCCTCCGAACCGACCTGGTAAAATACGCTTTCATGCGGTCGCTCGCGGGCCGCCCCCTGGTTCCCCTCGAGGACGCCCTCCGCTGCCAGGATCTCCTGCGGCGAATTTACGAAGGGTCCTCCCGGATCAAATGA